From a region of the Candidatus Zixiibacteriota bacterium genome:
- a CDS encoding FG-GAP-like repeat-containing protein has translation MRQKWYHVVWLLCVASLSFNEAALGDFMFDRTDYSAGLGPIDVVSADFDGDGDIDLAVLNSVVTLDDKSLYMMWNDGGGGFTIGTRYALNCPQDVVAGDFDYDGDMDLAISDDNKCWAGTSGRVVILVNDGTGSFNQGDQVLITGLPSGPAALSGLSVGDFNGDGLDDLAVAALSAGKVLLATNNGSADFEVWTELTISQYPAGLAADDFDRDGDWDIAIGHWTTGVLTVLVNSGSGVFTSTTYPVGDFYGVYSGDLNHDGFTDLACGNSHNDWFLVLMNDGHGSFDSRSVPVSGYTAHSICPIDLDGDTDLDLAITASTYRVAMFENDGTGEFEPAGFVVLAENPYAGAPMGLCGADFDGDDDNDLAVANYYRGLTSVLLNFRPVITVALDIKPGSCPNPLNVTDSPVAVDASDDKFGFNSGGDGATAATRSVLPVAILGAADFDVTTIDHTTVRLAGVTPTRGAFADVASPADRSWDECECTTSGADGYVDLTLKFDKATIVAALGPVEDGIIIPLALTGNLLDGTPIEGYDCVVIVGAGRKPLTGRPDVRSPLPSTFALAQNYPNPFNPATEITFALPVAADVRLDIFNVLGQKVATLIEQRLEAGEHRALWDASDQPSGVYLYRLTAGEFVESKKMLLLK, from the coding sequence ATGAGGCAGAAATGGTATCATGTGGTCTGGCTACTCTGTGTGGCCAGTCTATCGTTCAACGAAGCCGCACTTGGCGATTTTATGTTTGATCGCACTGATTACTCCGCGGGGCTTGGTCCGATCGACGTCGTCTCAGCAGACTTTGACGGCGATGGCGACATCGATTTGGCCGTTTTGAATTCGGTCGTCACGCTCGATGACAAGTCCCTATACATGATGTGGAACGACGGGGGCGGCGGCTTCACTATAGGGACCAGATACGCCCTCAACTGTCCGCAGGATGTGGTCGCAGGTGACTTCGATTACGACGGCGACATGGACCTTGCGATTTCCGACGATAATAAGTGCTGGGCTGGTACTTCGGGGCGAGTTGTAATTCTGGTAAACGATGGCACAGGCAGTTTCAATCAGGGGGACCAAGTCCTAATCACGGGTCTCCCCAGTGGGCCAGCAGCATTGTCCGGCCTCAGTGTCGGTGACTTCAACGGCGACGGACTCGACGACTTGGCCGTAGCCGCATTGTCGGCTGGCAAGGTACTTCTTGCCACGAATAACGGGTCCGCTGATTTCGAAGTCTGGACGGAGTTGACCATTAGTCAGTACCCGGCTGGCCTTGCAGCCGATGATTTTGATCGCGATGGTGACTGGGACATCGCCATCGGCCACTGGACTACAGGGGTACTTACGGTTCTCGTGAATTCAGGAAGCGGTGTTTTCACAAGCACAACCTACCCTGTAGGTGACTTCTACGGTGTGTACTCTGGCGATCTGAACCATGATGGATTTACAGATTTGGCATGTGGTAATAGCCACAACGACTGGTTCTTGGTACTAATGAATGACGGGCATGGCTCGTTCGATTCAAGATCTGTACCGGTCTCTGGATACACTGCGCACTCCATTTGTCCTATCGATCTCGATGGTGACACAGACTTGGATTTGGCTATTACTGCAAGTACTTATCGCGTTGCTATGTTCGAGAACGACGGAACCGGTGAGTTTGAACCTGCAGGCTTCGTAGTACTCGCAGAGAACCCATACGCCGGTGCCCCGATGGGCTTATGTGGAGCGGATTTTGATGGTGATGACGACAATGACCTAGCAGTGGCGAACTACTATCGTGGACTTACGTCTGTCCTCCTGAATTTTCGTCCGGTGATAACGGTCGCCCTCGACATCAAACCCGGTTCGTGTCCGAATCCGCTGAATGTCACGGACTCTCCGGTGGCGGTAGATGCCAGCGATGATAAGTTTGGATTCAACAGCGGCGGAGACGGCGCTACTGCTGCGACCAGAAGCGTTCTGCCCGTCGCTATTCTTGGCGCGGCCGACTTTGACGTAACCACGATTGATCACACCACCGTTCGCCTGGCCGGGGTCACGCCCACTAGAGGCGCGTTTGCTGACGTGGCCTCACCGGCTGACCGGTCATGGGACGAGTGTGAATGCACGACAAGCGGAGCCGACGGTTACGTTGACCTGACACTCAAGTTCGATAAGGCGACCATTGTGGCCGCGCTCGGGCCGGTCGAGGATGGGATCATTATTCCGCTTGCCCTCACAGGCAATCTGCTCGACGGTACGCCGATTGAGGGATACGACTGTGTGGTCATTGTCGGGGCGGGCCGGAAACCACTGACTGGGCGTCCCGATGTGAGATCACCCCTCCCCTCCACCTTCGCCTTGGCCCAGAACTACCCGAACCCGTTTAACCCGGCCACCGAGATCACGTTCGCGCTGCCGGTCGCGGCCGATGTCCGACTCGACATATTCAACGTGCTCGGGCAGAAAGTCGCAACGCTTATTGAGCAGCGTCTCGAAGCCGGCGAGCATCGCGCCCTGTGGGACGCGAGCGACCAACCGAGCGGCGTGTATCTGTATCGCCTGACCGCCGGTGAGTTTGTGGAGTCGAAGAAGATGCTGTTGTTGAAGTGA
- a CDS encoding NAD(P)(+) transhydrogenase (Re/Si-specific) subunit beta, whose translation MIDTVQQLAYLGATILFVFSLHWMNDPKTARRAVYAGAAAMAIAVLATWIQPSVVNHGWIVVAITAGFLVGWPLSRVPLTAVPQRTALSHAFGGLAAGLVGTAKYFLWLGEGAAELTPFRMVAIIAEIILGYLTFTGSLMAAGKLQELRWIPQRPVTYPFQNVVNIGLLVIAAVIGVVLVMYPSEPWSSSAFLAIVALSLVFGVLFIIPIGGADMPTVISILNSYAGLSAVAMGFVLDNKLLIIAGALDGSSGLILSIIMCKAMNRSFTNVLFGAFGSVQKSAATGELKVYKQETTEGAAQILEQAQLVVIIPGYGMAVAQAQHRVRDLYDQLTKRGITVKFAIHPVAGRMPGHMNVLLAEADIPYDALVEMDEINSDMPQCDVALVLGANDVVNPAARYDKSTPIYGMPIIDADKARITFAVKRSKNPGFAGIDNELYFKDHTWMLFGDAKAVVGDLVKQLSGAGH comes from the coding sequence ATGATCGACACCGTCCAACAGCTTGCCTATCTCGGCGCGACCATCCTTTTCGTCTTCTCGCTGCACTGGATGAACGATCCCAAGACGGCGAGACGCGCTGTCTACGCCGGCGCTGCGGCGATGGCGATCGCGGTGCTCGCTACATGGATACAGCCTTCGGTGGTAAACCACGGATGGATTGTAGTAGCTATAACCGCTGGTTTTCTTGTCGGCTGGCCGCTGTCCCGTGTGCCGCTGACAGCAGTCCCTCAGCGAACTGCTCTATCGCACGCTTTCGGCGGCTTGGCGGCCGGTCTCGTGGGAACGGCCAAGTACTTTCTATGGCTTGGCGAGGGAGCGGCGGAACTGACTCCGTTTCGTATGGTCGCCATCATCGCGGAGATCATTCTCGGCTACCTGACATTCACCGGCAGCCTCATGGCGGCAGGCAAGCTACAGGAACTACGCTGGATACCTCAGCGGCCCGTCACCTACCCGTTTCAGAATGTTGTCAACATAGGACTGCTGGTGATCGCGGCGGTTATCGGTGTCGTGCTGGTGATGTACCCGTCCGAGCCCTGGTCCAGCAGCGCGTTCCTCGCGATTGTCGCCCTGTCGCTGGTATTCGGTGTGCTGTTCATTATTCCAATCGGCGGCGCGGATATGCCGACAGTTATCTCTATTTTGAACTCCTACGCCGGCCTCTCCGCAGTGGCGATGGGTTTTGTGCTGGATAACAAGCTGTTGATTATTGCCGGCGCGCTCGATGGTTCCAGCGGCTTAATCCTCTCGATCATCATGTGCAAGGCGATGAACCGCTCGTTCACCAACGTGCTGTTCGGTGCATTCGGAAGCGTGCAAAAGTCGGCCGCTACAGGCGAACTGAAGGTCTACAAACAGGAGACTACTGAAGGCGCCGCGCAGATACTCGAGCAGGCCCAGCTTGTCGTTATTATCCCCGGCTACGGCATGGCGGTCGCGCAGGCGCAGCATCGAGTGCGTGATCTTTACGATCAATTGACCAAACGCGGTATCACGGTCAAGTTTGCGATTCATCCGGTGGCCGGACGTATGCCCGGGCACATGAACGTGCTGCTCGCCGAGGCGGATATCCCGTACGACGCGCTGGTCGAAATGGACGAGATTAATTCCGACATGCCGCAGTGCGATGTCGCCCTGGTGCTCGGCGCGAACGACGTCGTTAATCCGGCGGCGCGCTATGACAAATCGACACCGATCTACGGGATGCCCATTATCGACGCGGACAAGGCGCGGATCACGTTTGCGGTCAAGCGTTCTAAGAATCCGGGGTTTGCGGGGATCGACAACGAATTGTATTTCAAGGATCACACCTGGATGCTGTTCGGTGACGCCAAGGCGGTGGTCGGCGACCTGGTCAAACAGCTCTCCGGCGCCGGGCACTAG
- a CDS encoding NAD(P) transhydrogenase subunit alpha codes for MNRFRRHPVLRALTALLIALLAAAPAIAETESAASEPAASHQPLDYWSMLFVFALATFIGLGVIRRVSRLLHTPLMSLTNAISAIAVVGSIVVTGADYPPMIRLLGGIALFASMTNIVSGFLITDRMLRMFKKQ; via the coding sequence GTGAATCGATTTCGACGGCACCCGGTCCTCAGAGCGCTCACCGCTTTGCTGATCGCGTTATTGGCGGCAGCGCCCGCTATCGCTGAGACCGAGTCGGCCGCGAGCGAACCGGCCGCGTCTCACCAGCCGCTCGATTACTGGTCGATGCTCTTCGTATTCGCGCTGGCGACATTTATCGGGCTGGGTGTCATCCGACGCGTCTCACGCCTTTTGCATACGCCGCTTATGTCACTAACCAACGCAATCTCCGCAATCGCCGTAGTCGGATCAATCGTAGTTACCGGCGCTGACTACCCGCCCATGATTCGGCTGCTGGGTGGTATCGCTCTGTTTGCCTCGATGACCAACATTGTCAGCGGCTTCCTGATCACCGACCGCATGCTGAGGATGTTCAAGAAGCAATGA
- a CDS encoding NAD(P) transhydrogenase subunit alpha: MVVGFASEIYPGERRVALVPAVLPGLIKAKFEIVFESGAGLESGITDSAYLERGARVLATRQEVIHGSEIVLYVRGLGANRVTGKADFESYRKGQVIIGMFDPSNSTEELKRLSQIGVTAFALELLPRTTRAQSMDVLSSMATVGGYKAVLLAADMLPKMFPLMMTAAGTVSPANVFVLGAGVAGLQAIATSKRLGAIVQAYDIRPAVKEQVESLGGRFVELPLETGQAETSGGYAKAMDEEFYRRQRELMTQVLMKCEVVICTAAVPGKRAPVLITADMVKVMKPGSVVVDLAAEQGGNCELTKAGETVQAGAVTVIGPVNLASALPYDSSQMYARNITNFLLHLVDDSGRLKLDSDDEIIRATVATPSPGDSSGTPQTSGDKK; this comes from the coding sequence GTGGTAGTAGGGTTTGCTAGCGAAATATATCCGGGCGAACGGCGCGTAGCCTTGGTGCCGGCAGTGCTGCCCGGACTGATCAAAGCGAAATTCGAGATTGTGTTCGAATCCGGTGCGGGACTTGAATCCGGTATCACTGATTCCGCCTACCTGGAGCGCGGCGCGCGAGTATTGGCAACGCGACAGGAGGTCATCCATGGATCTGAAATCGTGCTGTACGTGCGAGGTCTGGGAGCGAACCGCGTGACCGGGAAGGCGGATTTCGAATCGTATCGCAAAGGGCAGGTCATCATAGGCATGTTCGACCCGTCGAACTCAACCGAGGAACTAAAACGACTTTCCCAGATCGGCGTGACCGCGTTCGCGCTTGAACTGCTCCCGCGCACAACGCGCGCACAAAGCATGGACGTGTTATCGTCGATGGCCACGGTCGGGGGCTACAAGGCGGTTCTGCTCGCCGCGGACATGCTTCCTAAGATGTTCCCCCTTATGATGACTGCCGCCGGCACGGTTTCGCCCGCCAATGTGTTCGTTCTGGGGGCCGGGGTGGCTGGTCTACAAGCAATTGCCACTTCGAAACGGCTCGGTGCGATAGTCCAGGCGTACGATATCAGGCCGGCAGTGAAAGAGCAGGTGGAAAGCCTCGGTGGGCGGTTTGTGGAACTTCCGCTTGAGACGGGGCAGGCGGAAACGTCCGGCGGCTACGCTAAAGCGATGGACGAGGAGTTCTACCGCCGCCAGCGCGAGCTCATGACTCAGGTACTAATGAAGTGCGAAGTGGTGATATGCACGGCGGCGGTTCCAGGAAAGCGCGCGCCGGTACTCATAACGGCGGATATGGTCAAAGTCATGAAGCCCGGTTCTGTGGTTGTCGATCTCGCCGCCGAACAGGGTGGCAACTGCGAGCTGACCAAGGCAGGGGAGACGGTGCAGGCGGGCGCAGTGACAGTCATTGGTCCGGTCAATCTGGCGTCGGCGCTTCCTTATGACTCCAGCCAGATGTACGCTCGCAACATTACCAATTTTCTGCTTCATCTGGTTGACGACAGCGGCCGACTGAAACTCGACTCCGATGACGAGATCATCCGTGCAACAGTGGCGACACCGAGTCCGGGAGATTCGTCCGGGACACCGCAGACTTCAGGAGACAAGAAGTGA
- a CDS encoding NAD(P)/FAD-dependent oxidoreductase has protein sequence MTSDPHQSPAREHHVVIIGGGFGGLYAAQALKKAPVRITLIDKRNFHLFQPLLYQVATGGLSPGDIASPLRGVLNRQNNVTVLLGEVTEIDCERKQVRLRDRLIAYDSLIVATGSQNSFFGHDDWQRFAPGLKGIEDALAIRGRIYQAFEAAESADDPAQKDRLLTFVIVGGGATGVELAGAIGEIAHIMLKRDFRTIDTSRTRIILLEAGPRILPTFPEKLATAAVADLARLGATVQTESLVTQIDSTGVTIKRGTTESRIEAGTIMWSAGVKPSPLGRVIAGNNEDVLDRNGRVIVQPDLSVPGHPDAFVLGDLANFSHQTGQPLPGVAPVAMSQGRYVAKLIANRVRGKSTPPYHYFNKGNFAVIGRAAAIADFGWLRVTGYPAWLVWLFVHLMYLVEYDNRLLVLIQWAWNYFTRNRSARLITYSVDQ, from the coding sequence GTGACGTCAGACCCACACCAAAGCCCTGCCAGGGAGCATCACGTTGTCATTATAGGCGGAGGTTTTGGCGGACTCTACGCCGCCCAGGCCCTGAAAAAAGCGCCGGTCCGGATAACGCTCATCGACAAACGGAATTTCCATCTTTTCCAGCCGCTTTTGTACCAGGTGGCCACCGGGGGTTTGTCGCCCGGCGACATTGCGTCGCCGCTACGGGGCGTACTGAATCGCCAGAATAACGTCACCGTCCTCCTTGGCGAGGTCACCGAGATCGACTGCGAACGAAAACAGGTCCGCCTGCGCGACCGACTGATTGCCTACGACAGCCTGATTGTTGCGACCGGATCGCAGAACTCTTTCTTCGGTCATGACGACTGGCAGCGATTCGCCCCAGGTCTGAAAGGGATCGAGGACGCCCTGGCCATACGCGGGCGGATCTATCAGGCCTTCGAGGCTGCCGAATCTGCCGACGATCCCGCCCAGAAGGACCGCCTGCTCACGTTTGTCATTGTGGGCGGTGGCGCGACCGGAGTAGAGCTCGCCGGAGCAATCGGCGAGATCGCTCACATCATGCTCAAGCGTGACTTTCGGACTATCGATACGTCGCGCACTCGTATTATCCTGCTGGAGGCTGGCCCCCGGATACTCCCGACCTTTCCGGAGAAACTGGCCACAGCCGCGGTGGCCGATCTTGCGCGGCTGGGGGCGACCGTTCAAACCGAGTCGCTGGTCACTCAGATCGACTCCACCGGTGTTACGATTAAGAGGGGGACAACAGAATCGCGCATCGAGGCCGGCACGATAATGTGGAGCGCCGGGGTGAAGCCGTCGCCGCTGGGCCGCGTAATTGCCGGAAACAATGAGGATGTCTTGGACAGAAACGGGCGCGTAATCGTGCAGCCCGATCTAAGCGTTCCCGGCCATCCGGACGCATTTGTTTTAGGCGATCTCGCCAATTTCAGCCACCAGACTGGGCAGCCGCTGCCGGGAGTGGCGCCGGTAGCGATGTCTCAAGGACGGTATGTGGCGAAGTTGATTGCCAATCGGGTTCGTGGCAAGTCGACGCCACCCTATCATTACTTTAACAAAGGCAATTTCGCCGTTATCGGGCGAGCGGCGGCGATCGCCGATTTCGGATGGCTGCGGGTCACCGGCTACCCCGCCTGGCTGGTCTGGCTGTTTGTGCACCTGATGTACCTGGTGGAGTACGATAACCGCCTGCTGGTGCTCATCCAGTGGGCGTGGAACTATTTCACGCGCAACCGAAGCGCGCGGCTAATCACGTATTCAGTCGATCAATAG
- a CDS encoding YdeI/OmpD-associated family protein, whose protein sequence is MKALRSNPQALATFKGFSPSHKREYVEWITEAKREETRSRRIETALSWLAEGKTREWKYAKKT, encoded by the coding sequence ATGAAAGCGCTGCGCTCGAACCCACAGGCATTGGCTACATTCAAAGGCTTCTCTCCAAGCCATAAAAGGGAATACGTGGAGTGGATAACCGAGGCCAAGCGCGAGGAGACCAGAAGCCGCCGCATCGAAACCGCACTGAGCTGGCTGGCCGAGGGGAAAACCAGGGAGTGGAAGTACGCGAAAAAGACCTGA
- a CDS encoding DUF1801 domain-containing protein has protein sequence MGKKDARIDAYIAKSAEFARPVLKYLRTVVHKACPEADETIKWGFPHFEFRGILCSMAAFKEHCTFGFWKGSLMTWNGKPLQPVGETAMGHLGRITKIADLPSEKTLIGLIKQAAKLNEDGVKPAKKAKASEKPTVPT, from the coding sequence ATGGGTAAGAAAGATGCGCGGATCGACGCCTATATCGCAAAGTCGGCTGAATTCGCCCGGCCCGTACTGAAGTACCTCCGGACAGTCGTGCACAAGGCCTGTCCCGAAGCGGACGAGACCATCAAGTGGGGATTTCCGCATTTCGAATTCCGGGGCATTCTGTGCAGCATGGCGGCTTTCAAGGAACACTGCACGTTTGGATTCTGGAAGGGTTCGCTTATGACCTGGAACGGCAAGCCGCTGCAACCGGTCGGTGAGACGGCGATGGGGCACCTGGGGCGGATTACGAAGATCGCGGATCTGCCATCTGAGAAGACTCTGATCGGTCTGATCAAGCAAGCCGCGAAGCTGAATGAAGACGGGGTCAAGCCCGCCAAAAAAGCAAAGGCGTCGGAAAAGCCTACTGTCCCGACTTAG
- a CDS encoding helix-turn-helix domain-containing protein produces the protein MKPSAQEGTSGAIAGAILARTRGCYTPAVAFESRISLLSRDGVIGPEHLPQHVVDESAGRVKQRGRLNRSLSEIESEHIHAVLKTHGNNRTRAADVLGISPVTLWRRLKEQ, from the coding sequence TTGAAGCCTAGCGCACAGGAAGGCACGTCAGGCGCAATTGCCGGGGCTATCCTCGCACGTACACGGGGCTGCTACACGCCCGCGGTAGCTTTTGAATCGCGCATTTCCTTGCTCAGCCGCGATGGTGTCATCGGTCCGGAACACCTGCCGCAGCACGTGGTCGACGAATCCGCGGGAAGAGTCAAACAGCGGGGACGGTTAAACCGTAGTTTGTCAGAGATTGAGAGCGAGCACATTCATGCTGTGTTGAAAACTCACGGTAACAACCGCACACGCGCAGCCGACGTTCTGGGTATCAGCCCGGTGACGCTGTGGCGGCGGTTGAAGGAGCAGTAA
- a CDS encoding hydrogenase maturation nickel metallochaperone HypA — MHELSIALTIIDRVQTEMSRRPGDSLKTVGLRIGALSAVDPEALAFSFTAASRSTPVEGARLNIEWVPASILCHSCGHSSRADQLRFVCTKCGSTDIDVQSGYELDITYLEV; from the coding sequence ATGCATGAGCTGAGTATCGCTTTGACTATCATCGACCGGGTCCAGACAGAGATGAGCCGTCGACCCGGTGACAGTCTGAAAACGGTGGGCCTTCGGATTGGCGCGCTCAGCGCAGTCGATCCGGAGGCCCTGGCGTTCAGCTTTACCGCCGCCAGCCGGAGCACGCCCGTAGAGGGTGCGAGACTGAACATAGAGTGGGTGCCGGCCAGCATACTCTGTCACTCGTGCGGTCATTCGAGCCGAGCCGATCAACTTCGGTTTGTGTGCACAAAGTGCGGCTCGACCGATATCGACGTCCAATCCGGATATGAGCTCGACATTACGTATCTGGAGGTATAG